Genomic segment of Oncorhynchus nerka isolate Pitt River linkage group LG10, Oner_Uvic_2.0, whole genome shotgun sequence:
ccgattatgattcttcaacaccgataccgattattggaggacaaaacctcgataccgattaatcggccaatttgagaaaataattaataataataataataataaataaataaaatgtatttgtaataatgacaattacaacaatactgaattaacactaattttaacttaatataatacatcaataaaatcaatttagcctcaagtagatagtgaaacgcaaaaacaaagtgttggagaagaacgtaaaagtgcaatatgtgctatgtaagaaagctaacgtttcagttccttgctcagaacatgagaacatatgaaagctggtggttccttttaacatgagtcttcaatattcccaggtaagacgttttagcttgtagttattataggactatttccctctataccatttgtatttcattaacctttgactattggatgttcttataggcactttagtattgccagtgtaacagtatagcttccgtccctctcctcgctcctccctgggctcgaaccagcaacacaacgacaacagccaccacatcaaagcagcgttacccatgcagagcaagggaaacaaccaccccaagcccagagcgagtgaagtttgaaactctattagcgcgcgctaactagccagccatttcacttcggtcacaccagtctcatctcgggagttgataggtttgaagtcataaacagcgcaatgcttgacacactaagagctgctggcaaaaagcacgaaagtgctgtttgaatgactgtttacgcgcctgcttctgcctaccaccgctcaatcagatacttgtatgcttgtatactcagtcagattatatgcaacacaggataCGCTAGATAATatatagtaatatcatcaaccatgtgtagttaactagtgattatgattgattgttttttataagataattttaatgctagctagcaacttaccttggcttactgcatttgcgtaacatgcagtcagtctccttgtggagtgcaatgagagagaggcaggttgttattgcggtggactagttaactgtaggttgcaagattggatcccccgagctgacaaggtgaaaatctttctttctgcccctgaacgaggcagttaacccaccgttcttaggccgtcattgaaaataagaatgtgttcttaactggcttgcctagttaaataaagtttaaataaatgtgttaaaaaaaaacggcgcccaaaaataccggccattccgatttaatcggtcgacctctactttctagtcatctctcctccttccaggctttttcttcattGAACTTTATATGGCAATTGGCATTAACTTTCATAATAAGGTGTATTATCCCGACCGACCTCAGtttatctttcaatcacccacgtgggtataaccaatgaggagatggcacttGGGTATATGCTtctataaccaatgaggagatgggataGACAGGACTTGTACCGCGTTCAGCGTCACAAATAAAACGGACTTCTTCTATTTTAGCGATTGGCaatgcagacgctcgttggcgcaatgattgaataacatgtatttatacatttattttgcgcgagcggtgtagtcagcaTGTTAGAGGGAGAATGCAGGATTCCTAAAACAACACAAAGGAAATCCTAGCATACAGGTTATAAGAATCACTTTGGGGGATGGGTTGCCCAGCAGTAGCAATCATATTGCTTGGTCTGTAATTTGTTCAGTGGTTTTAGGTGGTAACTGTCTAAAAGATGACTGACTTAGGTTAGTTTTAGGGGATACTGAAGCATGTCCTGTCACTTCTGCTCATCAAAGTCTTTGATAAATCAATATGTATCAAACTGTAGGGAGATTCCTAGCCAGCAATATTTACGTTTTTTTTAGGgctgtaatatacagtatgttgacAGTTTACAATGGGATCTCAATGTCATTGTCTGTTGTGGGTTTACTGGTAAATGGCTGTCAGGTACAATCATAGATATTTCTCAGTGGCTTGGTACATAAAAAGGCTAAAGCCACACAGGATGTGTGTCCTCTGAAAGGATTGTCTACTGTAGAGATCAAAGATGGAAACATGCTTCTATTGGGTTGTTCCTATGAGTGTTGCTGTCGTAAAAATAGCTTTTGAATGATGTGTGTAATTGATAGCATGTGTTCATCTGAAGGAAATAGAGCTTAACTGGTTTCAGTGTTGATTTCAGTGAGCTACCTGTGGTACTAAAGGCCATGTTACAAGCTAATTATCCTTTTCTATAATTCAACGATTGGTCATTGTCTGCTCTAGGTTGAATCTCAAGTCTCAACCCTTTTTCTCTCCTTTCCCAGGAAAGAGGCATACGGGAACCCCATTGAAGTAATGAGGTGAAGAAGCACAAAGCAGGCTAAAGCAGCTGGCTACTAGCTACCTTCCATACTCTGCTAAGTCTGAGACTGGGTCCTCCGGGTGTCCCCATCCAATGCTCCTGAAGCGCCATGAGCCACAGCTGGGGACGATTTACTACTCCATAGACTGCCATATCTCCTGCAgcctttccctctctgtcctcgGGCCCCCCCTGGCCCCTTCCCCCCTTCCCCATTGGCCCAGATGAAGAAGGTGGGGCAGTGGTCGGCGGAGGAGGTGTCCCATTGGCTGAGCGAGGAGGGGATGCAGGAGTACGGCGACTCCCTCCAGCAGGCGGACGGCCCCGTCCTGCTGCGGCTCACCCCGGATGACTTCCTGACCCCGCCCCTCTCACTGGTCTCATCAGATAATGGGCGGCAGCTCTTGGAACGGCTGGAGACCCTACGGATCGAGCATCACATTGAGGAGCACCAAAAAAACGGCCACGCCAATGGCCATGGGAGGCTGCCCAACGGCACTGCCAAGCCCCTGCGGAAAGGTTCGCTGGGGCTTAATGGCTTCCGGAAGGAGATGGTCCAAATCCCCATCCCCATGTTGGAGCCTGAACGCTCTGGGTTCCCCCAGGAGTGGGGCAAGACAGGCGTAGCGTTCCTCTACGCAGTCTGCTGCTTTGTCACTACCACTGTGGTCATCTCGGTGGTCCATGAGAGGGTGCCGGCCAAGGAGCATACCCCACCGCTGCCCGATAAGTTCTTTGACATTTTTGACCGGGTGGAGTGGGCCTTCTCTATCTGCGAGATCAATGGCATGCTGCTGGTGAGTCTGTGGCTGCTGCAGTGGACCCTGCTCAAGTACAGGTGAGACAACAGTAGTGTGATAAGAATAGCTGGGGCAGTGTTTACCTTTTTAAATTGTAACCTTCAACTTTAAACTTATTTTTCTGGGATACCCAATGGCTACATTACAGGCTGAATAAATTGCAAATGTCTGCCAGATCTCACCACGCCTGGATATGCATTTAACATATGAGCTAACCACATATGATATAGCAATCTGATGCTCGACTTGGCAGTCAATGACGTGGCATGCAACCATAGGTTGTTGCAATGCAACGTCTGCAATGTAGTCAGCCTGGAATGTGACCGTAGATAACTAACCAATAATCTGTATCTCTGTGTCCAGATCAATAATCATCCGTCGGTTCTTCTTCATTGTGGgtaccctctacctgtacagatGTGTCACCATGTACATAACCACTCTGCCTGTTCCAGGGATGCACTTCCAATGCTCTCCAAAGGTTTGTTTCCTTCCAAATCCAAGCAACAGTAGGCTGTCAGTTGCGAACACTCACTGTGACCTACCAGCGCCCATATCTATTTCCATCAATGATGTGTCATTGCTGCTATAGTATTCTGATTCTCGGGGCTATTCTTGCATATAAACATTACAGTTGGATCTTAAAAACAACACCCCTTAAAGACAAACTCAACAGAAAGAGATCTAGACCTTGTTTTCATTTTAACGCCCCCCAGTCCTCTTCACGGGACATTGATCACATGAAAAAGATAAAAACGATTCTGTTGCATGTGTACAACTTAAAAGAGCTATTTTTTAAACTGCTTGAGTGCTCATCAGGCATGAGTTTCCTTTCACTGTTTTTGCTTCTCACATCCTAACCCTGTGACTAAAGAGCCAGATGAGGTCAAGTTATACTGAGGTAGCATGTGGTTCAAGTGTGAGTCACTTGATCacttatatatactatatagttcTCTATTGAAAGTCTTTTGAAGTGTCGAAGAATGGAAGTCACAAAATGGTAGCTCCTCCCACCATAGAACAAAGCGGTGGGTGGGAGTTCAGTGTATAGAAACTTTCCCACTCCCTCTGTTGCCCAAGGCCATTGGGAGTGATGTGTATTGTTCCCTCGTTCCGCCCTCCaactttcctcccctcctcccctcccctcccagcaACAGATGAAGGTCTTTTTATGTACTGTCATGTCCTGGGCTTGGTTTCCTGTTCTAAACCTCTATCTGAATTGGAACAAGCTGTCCTCCATCACAGAGACCAACTGTGAAgtggcttcctctctctctctctgtgtgtgtgtgtgttcacgtgtttagttgtgtgtgcgtgcacgtgctTAGTTGTGTGTACATGTttttttgtgcgtgtgtgtgtgtgcatgtgtttatttgtgtgtttcCGTGCACAATGCACAtttacgtgtgtgtatgtgtgtgtgtatactacacTGTGTGTACATAGCACATGCGTGCATGCAATGTAGTGTTGGTTGAGTCACATGCTGTACCTGATCCACAAAGTTTCTCTTCTGTGTTCCCTATTTGAGTTCAAATGTAGCATACATAATGGAGAACAAAAAAGTTAAGAGAGCGCATACAGACATGTGACTAGCTGACTGGACATTGTTGAATGATTGACATGTCAAATTGACACATAACGGTATGCGTGTCGTTGCAGCTATTTGGGAACTGGGAGGTTCAGATGAGGAGGATCATAAAGCTGATCGCCGGCGGAGGCCTGTCAATCACCGGCTCCCACACCATGTGTGGAGACTACCTGTACAGCGGCCACACAGTCATTCTAACACTATCATATCTCTTTATCAAAGAGTGTAAGTATTACATAGGTTAGCGTTAGCATGGTTGTGTCGATCTCTTTATCAAAGGGTAAAAGTAGGCTACAGGTTTACCGTCATGCTAACACCATCACTTTACTCTATCATTATAAACTTAGCActtctgtccttttctctgttctcttctctttcACAATCTGAGATTACCAGTTGGCTGTTTTCCACTGCTCATACAAAAGGTTTTAGAATTGCAGTAAAGCTTTTCCCAAGCaatagagagataagctgacttCTTGTGTAAATTCTGTGCTAACAGTGTCACATGATGTTGAACTGTACTGTTGTGACGTTAGCCATGTCTTTTATGCTGCAGTGACATCTAGTGGATGGTTGTGGAAGTCTGGTTTGAAAGACTACATAGTTTGTTCCAAAGCAATGTGTTAGGTAAATGCATTTCATTGTTGATTATTGAAACAAAATAATGTCTCTCTGTATATTCCATTAacccttccctgtctttctctgttgTCAGATTCCCCTAAGAGGTTTTGGTGGTACCACTGGTTCTGCTGGACTCTGAGTGCAGTAGGCATCTTCTGCATCCTGCTGGCCCATGACCACTATACTGTGGACGTGGTGGTGGCTTATTTCATCACAACACGTCTCTTCTGGTGGTACCACACCATGGCCAACCAGCAGGTGGGGAGCCAGCACGCCGGTCTCCATTATCTGGTGTTAAATGTAGCTTAATTTAGCTTAAGTGGCATTATTCTACTTGTATTTATTTTCTCTGTTGTGTTTTCATTCAGGCGCTGAAAGAGACGTCCCAGAGTAACCCATTCTCCAGAGTCTGGTGGTTTCGACTGTTCCAGTACTTTGAGGGAAACGTCAAGGGCATTGTCCCTCGAAATTATCAGCTGCCGTGTTCATGGCGATCGTCTCCGTGGAGCCATGGGGTAAAGTACAGCAAAGTGGACACCCAGTGACCCAGGTCACGTGAGGGGTGGGAGCTGAGCGAGAGACCTCCTGAAGTTGTGATCGTCTGAAGGAGATGGTGTCGTGTTGCCAAGCCAGTGCTGTTCCCTTGACTTGTTGGGCTCATTTTAGAAAAATCCCAGTTCTGGCTAGCACTGTGACCATAGTCTTACTTTAACACTACAAATAATTTTATTTTGGGAAAGGTTTTTGAATACTTAGCACACTACTTTGATCATGTATTTTTTGCTTGGGACACTTTGCAATGTTTCGTTGACTACAGCAGATCTGGttaatatttaaatattatatttcgattatttttgtttttttgttttgaccATGGCTGTAACAAGTAGTTTAGACTCTTTTCCTCTGCAAATAATTTGAGAAATTCTGGTCCGATAAGGTCTACCAAGTGCAAAACATGTCACTGAAATGTTTATTTGATAACCAAAATGCCATATGTTGTCTGGGGGAGTTttagatgcaaaatatttttttcttttttaacaAATTACTTTTTTGTCAACTACAACGTGGCAATGGtgcaaaaaaagtttttttctaaCAATTGCAACTTTATTTTTCAAAACAAATAAtgtccccaaaaatatttttagaTTTGTACCTTTTTCAAGATTGAATGCTGAAAGCAGAAGAATCTGTGGTATTTAGAATTGTTCCAGTGCCTTCCTTAGCTTGATTGTACTATGTGTCTGTGTTCCTCTGCCTCGcgcgtgtctgtctgactgcccaCAAGGTCGGCATGAAGCGGTTCCAAACGTTCAAGTCCTGTTCGCATGAATGTAAGAATAATGATGCCAGCCTTATATGGTAATTAGTCTTCCCAAAACCAAAAACATTGAGATGAGTGAAATGTCCTGTCAATTTATTTATGTTTTCATATGTAATATTTTTTTCCATAGCCGGTGATGTTATAGCAGTTAATGAAGGACCGTTAAGTTGTTTGGTTATGTCCTAATCATTTACTGACCCTTAGCCAGTCTTGACCATGTTCTAATCTTGTTCCAATCCTATTCTAACCATGTC
This window contains:
- the LOC115135102 gene encoding phosphatidylcholine:ceramide cholinephosphotransferase 1-like, which codes for MKKVGQWSAEEVSHWLSEEGMQEYGDSLQQADGPVLLRLTPDDFLTPPLSLVSSDNGRQLLERLETLRIEHHIEEHQKNGHANGHGRLPNGTAKPLRKGSLGLNGFRKEMVQIPIPMLEPERSGFPQEWGKTGVAFLYAVCCFVTTTVVISVVHERVPAKEHTPPLPDKFFDIFDRVEWAFSICEINGMLLVSLWLLQWTLLKYRSIIIRRFFFIVGTLYLYRCVTMYITTLPVPGMHFQCSPKLFGNWEVQMRRIIKLIAGGGLSITGSHTMCGDYLYSGHTVILTLSYLFIKEYSPKRFWWYHWFCWTLSAVGIFCILLAHDHYTVDVVVAYFITTRLFWWYHTMANQQALKETSQSNPFSRVWWFRLFQYFEGNVKGIVPRNYQLPCSWRSSPWSHGVKYSKVDTQ